In Hippoglossus hippoglossus isolate fHipHip1 chromosome 24, fHipHip1.pri, whole genome shotgun sequence, a single genomic region encodes these proteins:
- the tmem63a gene encoding CSC1-like protein 1 isoform X2, whose amino-acid sequence MASLWGSVPKVGSSSIFLDNSTCYRNTNNTVLSGVPFGGVPVVLLLDFSVFLVLLVIFSIIRRTFWDHGRLALVADNEGLTKGMHSRKRHTSSFVSTEDALEYEQGFCSWLPYIISMNDDKVKSKSGPDAVHYLSFQRHLIVLLSIITVISLSVILPINLSGDLQGGEAKDFGRTTIGNLSNGNNLLWAHTVVAVFFLILAVFVLRRHTSQVQDISREMTRNTLFVLSVPKTAKEEDVKAHFTEAYPNCEVCAVTLGYDVTKLMSLDQERIRAGKNLRYYERILEKTGQHDLINPRLCGQLCSCCNSEKVDAIEYYSAKEKDLLEKMREQVELAPTHPLGMAFVTLQTEAMAKFILKDFNALKCVGTTFCCGGEQQPSSYSEPLKVSKWRVSFAPHPKNLYWENLSVKGFYWFGRFVIINLCLFTGLTFLTTPTIIMNTIDKFNVTKPITYLNSPIISQFVPTLLLSTFSALLPTVVYYSTLGEAHWSRSSEQLSMMRKLYIFLLFMVLILPSLGLTSLAVFFRWLFDRTFLNEGTVRFECVFLPDQGAFFVNYVIAAAFVGSGLELLRLPGLLLYIIRLGFARSAAERKYVKQSQAYEFEYGAMYGWTLCVFTVVVAYSIICPIITPFGLLYMLLKHMVDKHNLYFVYLPARLDRRVHLGAVSKAMAAPILCLIWLYFFSVLRTGFWTSTSLFTLVVLFITVFICISYTCFGCFKYLSPHNYTVKEEDEEELAEENAKLQVYLPRVLNPESPASTLQGSKHQSYGATDSSLNSSFSLVEGSMSTDPVQLITDHQSQDFIDS is encoded by the exons ATGGCGTCCCTGTGGGGGTCAGTTCCAAAAGTTGGATCTTCCTCTATCTTCCTGGACAATAGCACCTgctacagaaacacaaacaacactgttCTCAGTGGAGTCCCATTTGGAGGAGTGCCGGTCGTCCTATTGCTggatttttctgtctttctg GTGCTGCTGGTCATCTTCTCGATTATCAGGAGGACGTTTTGGGACCATGGGCGATTAGCTCTGGTCGCAGACAACGAAGG GCTCACCAAGGGAATGCACAGTCGCAAAAGACACACGTCATCATTTGTGTCTACTGAGGATGCCTTAGAGTATGAACAG GGATTCTGCTCTTGGCTTCCTTACATCATCAGTATGAA tgatgACAAAGTGAAATCCAAAAGTGGCCCGGACGCTGTTCACTACTTATCCTTTCAGCGCCATCTGATCGTCCTGCTGTCCATCATCACTGTCATCTCCCTGTCAGTCATACTGCCTATCAACCTGAGTGGAGACCTACAAGGTGG TGAGGCCAAGGATTTTGGAAGGACAACTATTGGAAATCTTTCAAATGG AAACAACCTGTTATGGGCGCACACAGTggttgctgttttctttttgatccTGGCAGTTTTTGTGCTGCGACGTCACACATCTCAAGTACAAGACATAAGCAGAGAGATG ACCAGAAACACCTTGTTTGTGCTTTCGGTTCCTAAAACAGCAAAAGAAGAAGATGTAAAGGCCCATTTCAC AGAGGCGTACCCGAACTGCGAAGTGTGCGCTGTGACCTTGGGCTATGACGTGACCAAGCTCATGAGCCTTGATCAGGAGAG GATTCGAGCAGGAAAAAACCTGCGCTACTATGAGCGTATCCTAGAGAAAACAGGACAACATGATTTGATTAACCCTCGTTTGTGTGGACAACTCTGTTCCTGCTGCAACTCTGAGAAG GTTGATGCCATCGAGTACTACAGTGCTAAAGAAAAAGACCTTCTTGAAAAGATGAGGGAGCAGGTGGAACTGGCACCAACGCACCCCCTGGGGATGGCCTTTGTGACCTTGCAGACCGAGGCCATGGCCAAATT CATTCTGAAAGACTTCAACGCTCTCAAGTGTGTTGGCACAACGTTCTGTTGTGGGGGTGAGCAACAGCCTTCGTCCTATAGTGAACCTCTGAAAGTAAGCAAGTGGAGAGTCAGCTTTGCACCTCATCCCAAGAATTTATACTG GGAGAATCTGTCAGTGAAGGGTTTTTACTGGTTCGGGCGCTTTGTGATAATCAATTTGTGCCTCTTCACCGGGCTCACCTTCCTCACGACTCCCACCATCATTATGAACACCATCGACAAGTTCAATGTGACAAAACCCATCACCTATCTCAAC AGCCCAATTATCAGTCAGTTCGTCCCCACTCTACTGCTGTCGACCTTCTCTGCATTGCTTCCCACCGTAGTCTACTATTCCACTCTAGGAGAAGCACACTGGAGCAG GTCCAGTGAGCAGCTGAGCATGATGCGTAAACTCTACATATTCCTGCTCTTCATGGTGCTCATCCTCCCCTCACTAGGACTCACCAG tctCGCAGTTTTTTTCCGCTGGCTGTTTGATCGAACGTTCCTCAACGAAGGGACAGTGAGGTTTGA gtgtgtgtttctacCTGACCAAGGGGCGTTTTTTGTCAACTATGTGATCGCAGCGGCTTTTGTGGGCTCTGGGTTGGAACTGCTGCGGTTGCCAGGGTTATTGCTTTACATCATCCGTTTGGGATTCGCACGCTCTGCCGCTGAAAGAAAATATGTCAAACAG AGCCAGGCCTACGAATTTGAATATGGAGCGATGTATGGCTGGACCCTCTGTGTGTTCACCGTTGTTGTGGCTTACAGCATCATTTGTCCCATCATTACGCCTTTTG GTCTACTGTACATGCTGCTGAAGCACATGGTGGACAAACACAACCTGTACTTTGTCTACCTGCCTGCCCGCCTCGACCGCCGTGTCCACCTGGGAGCTGTCAGTAAAGCTATGGCCGCGCCCATCCTCTGCCTAATATGGCTTTACTTCTTCTCTGTCCTGAGAACAG GCTTCTGGACTTCCACATCTCTTTTCACACTGGTGGTTCTGTTTATCACCGTCTTCATCTGCATCAGCTACACGTGCTTCGGCTGTTTCAAATACCTCAGCCCTCACAACTATACG GTGAAagaagaggacgaggaagaaTTAGCTGAAGAAAATGCTAAG TTACAGGTCTACCTTCCCAGAGTGCTTAATCCCGAATCACCTGCCAGCACCTTACAGGGGTCCAAACATCAGTCTTATGGAGCCACAGACAGCAGCCTgaacagcagcttcagtctaGTAGAGGGAAGCATGTCAACCGATCCAGTGCAGTTAATCACAGATCATCAGAGTCAAGATTTCATCGACTCCTGA
- the tmem63a gene encoding CSC1-like protein 1 isoform X1, protein MASLWGSVPKVGSSSIFLDNSTCYRNTNNTVLSGVPFGGVPVVLLLDFSVFLVLLVIFSIIRRTFWDHGRLALVADNEGLTKGMHSRKRHTSSFVSTEDALEYEQGFCSWLPYIISMNDDKVKSKSGPDAVHYLSFQRHLIVLLSIITVISLSVILPINLSGDLQGSEAKDFGRTTIGNLSNGNNLLWAHTVVAVFFLILAVFVLRRHTSQVQDISREMTRNTLFVLSVPKTAKEEDVKAHFTEAYPNCEVCAVTLGYDVTKLMSLDQERIRAGKNLRYYERILEKTGQHDLINPRLCGQLCSCCNSEKVDAIEYYSAKEKDLLEKMREQVELAPTHPLGMAFVTLQTEAMAKFILKDFNALKCVGTTFCCGGEQQPSSYSEPLKVSKWRVSFAPHPKNLYWENLSVKGFYWFGRFVIINLCLFTGLTFLTTPTIIMNTIDKFNVTKPITYLNSPIISQFVPTLLLSTFSALLPTVVYYSTLGEAHWSRSSEQLSMMRKLYIFLLFMVLILPSLGLTSLAVFFRWLFDRTFLNEGTVRFECVFLPDQGAFFVNYVIAAAFVGSGLELLRLPGLLLYIIRLGFARSAAERKYVKQSQAYEFEYGAMYGWTLCVFTVVVAYSIICPIITPFGLLYMLLKHMVDKHNLYFVYLPARLDRRVHLGAVSKAMAAPILCLIWLYFFSVLRTGFWTSTSLFTLVVLFITVFICISYTCFGCFKYLSPHNYTVKEEDEEELAEENAKLQVYLPRVLNPESPASTLQGSKHQSYGATDSSLNSSFSLVEGSMSTDPVQLITDHQSQDFIDS, encoded by the exons ATGGCGTCCCTGTGGGGGTCAGTTCCAAAAGTTGGATCTTCCTCTATCTTCCTGGACAATAGCACCTgctacagaaacacaaacaacactgttCTCAGTGGAGTCCCATTTGGAGGAGTGCCGGTCGTCCTATTGCTggatttttctgtctttctg GTGCTGCTGGTCATCTTCTCGATTATCAGGAGGACGTTTTGGGACCATGGGCGATTAGCTCTGGTCGCAGACAACGAAGG GCTCACCAAGGGAATGCACAGTCGCAAAAGACACACGTCATCATTTGTGTCTACTGAGGATGCCTTAGAGTATGAACAG GGATTCTGCTCTTGGCTTCCTTACATCATCAGTATGAA tgatgACAAAGTGAAATCCAAAAGTGGCCCGGACGCTGTTCACTACTTATCCTTTCAGCGCCATCTGATCGTCCTGCTGTCCATCATCACTGTCATCTCCCTGTCAGTCATACTGCCTATCAACCTGAGTGGAGACCTACAAG GTAGTGAGGCCAAGGATTTTGGAAGGACAACTATTGGAAATCTTTCAAATGG AAACAACCTGTTATGGGCGCACACAGTggttgctgttttctttttgatccTGGCAGTTTTTGTGCTGCGACGTCACACATCTCAAGTACAAGACATAAGCAGAGAGATG ACCAGAAACACCTTGTTTGTGCTTTCGGTTCCTAAAACAGCAAAAGAAGAAGATGTAAAGGCCCATTTCAC AGAGGCGTACCCGAACTGCGAAGTGTGCGCTGTGACCTTGGGCTATGACGTGACCAAGCTCATGAGCCTTGATCAGGAGAG GATTCGAGCAGGAAAAAACCTGCGCTACTATGAGCGTATCCTAGAGAAAACAGGACAACATGATTTGATTAACCCTCGTTTGTGTGGACAACTCTGTTCCTGCTGCAACTCTGAGAAG GTTGATGCCATCGAGTACTACAGTGCTAAAGAAAAAGACCTTCTTGAAAAGATGAGGGAGCAGGTGGAACTGGCACCAACGCACCCCCTGGGGATGGCCTTTGTGACCTTGCAGACCGAGGCCATGGCCAAATT CATTCTGAAAGACTTCAACGCTCTCAAGTGTGTTGGCACAACGTTCTGTTGTGGGGGTGAGCAACAGCCTTCGTCCTATAGTGAACCTCTGAAAGTAAGCAAGTGGAGAGTCAGCTTTGCACCTCATCCCAAGAATTTATACTG GGAGAATCTGTCAGTGAAGGGTTTTTACTGGTTCGGGCGCTTTGTGATAATCAATTTGTGCCTCTTCACCGGGCTCACCTTCCTCACGACTCCCACCATCATTATGAACACCATCGACAAGTTCAATGTGACAAAACCCATCACCTATCTCAAC AGCCCAATTATCAGTCAGTTCGTCCCCACTCTACTGCTGTCGACCTTCTCTGCATTGCTTCCCACCGTAGTCTACTATTCCACTCTAGGAGAAGCACACTGGAGCAG GTCCAGTGAGCAGCTGAGCATGATGCGTAAACTCTACATATTCCTGCTCTTCATGGTGCTCATCCTCCCCTCACTAGGACTCACCAG tctCGCAGTTTTTTTCCGCTGGCTGTTTGATCGAACGTTCCTCAACGAAGGGACAGTGAGGTTTGA gtgtgtgtttctacCTGACCAAGGGGCGTTTTTTGTCAACTATGTGATCGCAGCGGCTTTTGTGGGCTCTGGGTTGGAACTGCTGCGGTTGCCAGGGTTATTGCTTTACATCATCCGTTTGGGATTCGCACGCTCTGCCGCTGAAAGAAAATATGTCAAACAG AGCCAGGCCTACGAATTTGAATATGGAGCGATGTATGGCTGGACCCTCTGTGTGTTCACCGTTGTTGTGGCTTACAGCATCATTTGTCCCATCATTACGCCTTTTG GTCTACTGTACATGCTGCTGAAGCACATGGTGGACAAACACAACCTGTACTTTGTCTACCTGCCTGCCCGCCTCGACCGCCGTGTCCACCTGGGAGCTGTCAGTAAAGCTATGGCCGCGCCCATCCTCTGCCTAATATGGCTTTACTTCTTCTCTGTCCTGAGAACAG GCTTCTGGACTTCCACATCTCTTTTCACACTGGTGGTTCTGTTTATCACCGTCTTCATCTGCATCAGCTACACGTGCTTCGGCTGTTTCAAATACCTCAGCCCTCACAACTATACG GTGAAagaagaggacgaggaagaaTTAGCTGAAGAAAATGCTAAG TTACAGGTCTACCTTCCCAGAGTGCTTAATCCCGAATCACCTGCCAGCACCTTACAGGGGTCCAAACATCAGTCTTATGGAGCCACAGACAGCAGCCTgaacagcagcttcagtctaGTAGAGGGAAGCATGTCAACCGATCCAGTGCAGTTAATCACAGATCATCAGAGTCAAGATTTCATCGACTCCTGA
- the tmem63a gene encoding CSC1-like protein 1 isoform X3: MASSIFLDNSTCYRNTNNTVLSGVPFGGVPVVLLLDFSVFLVLLVIFSIIRRTFWDHGRLALVADNEGLTKGMHSRKRHTSSFVSTEDALEYEQGFCSWLPYIISMNDDKVKSKSGPDAVHYLSFQRHLIVLLSIITVISLSVILPINLSGDLQGSEAKDFGRTTIGNLSNGNNLLWAHTVVAVFFLILAVFVLRRHTSQVQDISREMTRNTLFVLSVPKTAKEEDVKAHFTEAYPNCEVCAVTLGYDVTKLMSLDQERIRAGKNLRYYERILEKTGQHDLINPRLCGQLCSCCNSEKVDAIEYYSAKEKDLLEKMREQVELAPTHPLGMAFVTLQTEAMAKFILKDFNALKCVGTTFCCGGEQQPSSYSEPLKVSKWRVSFAPHPKNLYWENLSVKGFYWFGRFVIINLCLFTGLTFLTTPTIIMNTIDKFNVTKPITYLNSPIISQFVPTLLLSTFSALLPTVVYYSTLGEAHWSRSSEQLSMMRKLYIFLLFMVLILPSLGLTSLAVFFRWLFDRTFLNEGTVRFECVFLPDQGAFFVNYVIAAAFVGSGLELLRLPGLLLYIIRLGFARSAAERKYVKQSQAYEFEYGAMYGWTLCVFTVVVAYSIICPIITPFGLLYMLLKHMVDKHNLYFVYLPARLDRRVHLGAVSKAMAAPILCLIWLYFFSVLRTGFWTSTSLFTLVVLFITVFICISYTCFGCFKYLSPHNYTVKEEDEEELAEENAKLQVYLPRVLNPESPASTLQGSKHQSYGATDSSLNSSFSLVEGSMSTDPVQLITDHQSQDFIDS; encoded by the exons ATGGCG TCCTCTATCTTCCTGGACAATAGCACCTgctacagaaacacaaacaacactgttCTCAGTGGAGTCCCATTTGGAGGAGTGCCGGTCGTCCTATTGCTggatttttctgtctttctg GTGCTGCTGGTCATCTTCTCGATTATCAGGAGGACGTTTTGGGACCATGGGCGATTAGCTCTGGTCGCAGACAACGAAGG GCTCACCAAGGGAATGCACAGTCGCAAAAGACACACGTCATCATTTGTGTCTACTGAGGATGCCTTAGAGTATGAACAG GGATTCTGCTCTTGGCTTCCTTACATCATCAGTATGAA tgatgACAAAGTGAAATCCAAAAGTGGCCCGGACGCTGTTCACTACTTATCCTTTCAGCGCCATCTGATCGTCCTGCTGTCCATCATCACTGTCATCTCCCTGTCAGTCATACTGCCTATCAACCTGAGTGGAGACCTACAAG GTAGTGAGGCCAAGGATTTTGGAAGGACAACTATTGGAAATCTTTCAAATGG AAACAACCTGTTATGGGCGCACACAGTggttgctgttttctttttgatccTGGCAGTTTTTGTGCTGCGACGTCACACATCTCAAGTACAAGACATAAGCAGAGAGATG ACCAGAAACACCTTGTTTGTGCTTTCGGTTCCTAAAACAGCAAAAGAAGAAGATGTAAAGGCCCATTTCAC AGAGGCGTACCCGAACTGCGAAGTGTGCGCTGTGACCTTGGGCTATGACGTGACCAAGCTCATGAGCCTTGATCAGGAGAG GATTCGAGCAGGAAAAAACCTGCGCTACTATGAGCGTATCCTAGAGAAAACAGGACAACATGATTTGATTAACCCTCGTTTGTGTGGACAACTCTGTTCCTGCTGCAACTCTGAGAAG GTTGATGCCATCGAGTACTACAGTGCTAAAGAAAAAGACCTTCTTGAAAAGATGAGGGAGCAGGTGGAACTGGCACCAACGCACCCCCTGGGGATGGCCTTTGTGACCTTGCAGACCGAGGCCATGGCCAAATT CATTCTGAAAGACTTCAACGCTCTCAAGTGTGTTGGCACAACGTTCTGTTGTGGGGGTGAGCAACAGCCTTCGTCCTATAGTGAACCTCTGAAAGTAAGCAAGTGGAGAGTCAGCTTTGCACCTCATCCCAAGAATTTATACTG GGAGAATCTGTCAGTGAAGGGTTTTTACTGGTTCGGGCGCTTTGTGATAATCAATTTGTGCCTCTTCACCGGGCTCACCTTCCTCACGACTCCCACCATCATTATGAACACCATCGACAAGTTCAATGTGACAAAACCCATCACCTATCTCAAC AGCCCAATTATCAGTCAGTTCGTCCCCACTCTACTGCTGTCGACCTTCTCTGCATTGCTTCCCACCGTAGTCTACTATTCCACTCTAGGAGAAGCACACTGGAGCAG GTCCAGTGAGCAGCTGAGCATGATGCGTAAACTCTACATATTCCTGCTCTTCATGGTGCTCATCCTCCCCTCACTAGGACTCACCAG tctCGCAGTTTTTTTCCGCTGGCTGTTTGATCGAACGTTCCTCAACGAAGGGACAGTGAGGTTTGA gtgtgtgtttctacCTGACCAAGGGGCGTTTTTTGTCAACTATGTGATCGCAGCGGCTTTTGTGGGCTCTGGGTTGGAACTGCTGCGGTTGCCAGGGTTATTGCTTTACATCATCCGTTTGGGATTCGCACGCTCTGCCGCTGAAAGAAAATATGTCAAACAG AGCCAGGCCTACGAATTTGAATATGGAGCGATGTATGGCTGGACCCTCTGTGTGTTCACCGTTGTTGTGGCTTACAGCATCATTTGTCCCATCATTACGCCTTTTG GTCTACTGTACATGCTGCTGAAGCACATGGTGGACAAACACAACCTGTACTTTGTCTACCTGCCTGCCCGCCTCGACCGCCGTGTCCACCTGGGAGCTGTCAGTAAAGCTATGGCCGCGCCCATCCTCTGCCTAATATGGCTTTACTTCTTCTCTGTCCTGAGAACAG GCTTCTGGACTTCCACATCTCTTTTCACACTGGTGGTTCTGTTTATCACCGTCTTCATCTGCATCAGCTACACGTGCTTCGGCTGTTTCAAATACCTCAGCCCTCACAACTATACG GTGAAagaagaggacgaggaagaaTTAGCTGAAGAAAATGCTAAG TTACAGGTCTACCTTCCCAGAGTGCTTAATCCCGAATCACCTGCCAGCACCTTACAGGGGTCCAAACATCAGTCTTATGGAGCCACAGACAGCAGCCTgaacagcagcttcagtctaGTAGAGGGAAGCATGTCAACCGATCCAGTGCAGTTAATCACAGATCATCAGAGTCAAGATTTCATCGACTCCTGA